A genomic region of Saccopteryx bilineata isolate mSacBil1 chromosome 1, mSacBil1_pri_phased_curated, whole genome shotgun sequence contains the following coding sequences:
- the ZFTA gene encoding zinc finger translocation-associated protein codes for MEPSGDHRSRSSSGRGGPGPAAASARGRRLPPSGSSGSAEPEEDDGGKDLHLDGGALGSWGSAPLPSSRARGQASSGRKYSDHCEARASRPGKSRIPGRDHRRYYHDHWRLEYLMDFNPARHGMVCMVCGSSLATLKLSTIKRHIRQKHPYSLHWSPREKEVISNSWDAHLGLGACGEAEGLGTQGAEEEEEEEDEEEDEGANLQACPPKGPGKAPTGRGSRRQRRGGPVAPRARARRQRLSASRRAGGSRGLGARRLERRLKESLQNWFRAECLMDYDPRGNRLVCMACGRALPSLHLDDIRAHVLEVHPSSLGLSGPQRSALLQAWGGPPETLSEFSQSPPDDDLVPQDLTRKSRDSAPAAGAPSSQDLSPPDVKEEAGRVPERPGPADEEEEMKEGERVGVPGRWPRGRDHRRHYQERWRLEYLMELDGGRRGLVCMVCGGSLASLKMSTIKRHIRQRHPGSTRLSGPVKALIAQEWSEKAAHLLAWGLPCPESPKDPAAPSTAAASEEGGGDEEEKPEEEEWWGAAPLSPGEPSEQPAEEDEDDEDGQEPGGLAFPPLPPPPPPPPPPPPPRSREQRRNYQPRWRGEYLMDYDGSRRGLVCMVCGGALATLKVSTIKRHILQVHPFSMDFTPEERQTILEAYEEAALRCYGHEGFGAPAPAPRDGGADLKAGAVCRA; via the exons ATGGAGCCCAGCGGGGACCACCGGAGCCGGAGCAGCAGCGGCAGGGGCGGCCCCGGGCCAGCAGCGGCCTCGGCACGGGGCCGACGGCTGCCGCCCTCCGGATCGAGCGGTAGTGCGGAGCCCGAGGAGGACGACGGCG GCAAAGATCTTCATCTGGACGGGGGTGCCTTGGGGTCCTGGGGGAGTgcccccctgccctcctccaggGCCAGGGGACAAGCGTCTTCAGGCAGAAAATACTCAGACCACTGTGAGGCTCGGGCTTCAAGGCCTGGAAAGAGCCGCATCCCTGGCCGTGACCACCGGCGATACTACCACGACCACTGGCGGCTGGAGTACCTAATGGACTTCAACCCTGCCCGGCATGGCATGGTGTGCATGGTGTGCGGCAGCTCCCTGGCCACACTCAAGCTCAGCACCATCAAGAGGCACATCCGCCAGAAGCACCCCTACTCCCTGCATTGGAGTCCCCGGGAGAAGGAAGTCATCAGCAACAGCTGGGATGCCCACTTGGGTCTGGGGGCCTGCGGAGAGGCTGAGGGCCTTGGGACCCAgggggcggaggaggaggaggaggaggaggatgaagaagaggatgAAGGGGCTAACCTTCAAGCTTGCCCACCCAAGGGCCCAG GCAAAGCCCCAACTGGCAGGGGCAGCAGGCGCCAGCGACGAGGGGGCCCAGTGGCACCCCGGGCTCGGGCTCGGCGTCAGCGCCTCTCGGCCTCCCGGAGGGCCGGGGGCAGCAGGGGGCTGGGGGCTCGGCGCCTGGAACGGAGACTGAAGGAGTCCCTGCAGAACTGGTTCCGAGCAGAGTGTCTCATGGACTATGACCCGCGGGGGAACCGGCTGGTGTGCATGGCCTGTGGCCGAGCACTGCCCAGCCTGCATTTGGACGACATCCGTGCCCACGTGCTGGAGGTGCACCCCAGCTCCCTGGGGCTCAGCGGCCCCCAGCGCAGCGCCCTGCTGCAGGCCTGGGGTGGCCCGCCCGAGACACTTTCTGAGTTCTCTCAGTCCCCACCAG ACGATGACCTCGTCCCCCAGGACCTGACCAGAAAAAGCCGGGACTCGGCCCCcgctgctggagccccctcctcTCAGGATCTCAGCCCCCCAGACGTAAAGGAAGAGGCTGGCAGGGTCCCTGAGAGGCCTGGGCCGGCAGACGAGGAGGAAGAGATGAAGGAGGGCGAGAGGGTGGGGGTCCCGGGCCGCTGGCCGCGGGGCCGCGACCACCGCCGCCACTACCAGGAGCGCTGGCGACTGGAGTACCTCATGGAGCTGGACGGCGGCCGGCGCGGCCTGGTGTGCATGGTGTGCGGGGGCTCGCTGGCCTCGCTCAAGATGAGCACCATCAAGCGGCACATCCGCCAGCGCCACCCGGGCTCCACGCGCCTCAGCGGGCCTGTCAAGGCCCTCATCGCCCAGGAGTGGAGCGAGAAGGCCGCCCACCTGCTGGCCTGGGGGCTGCCCTGCCCCGAGTCTCCCAAGGACCCTGCCGCCCCCAGCACAGCCGCAGCCtctgaggaggggggaggggacgaggaggagaagccagaggaggaggagtggtggG GCGCTGCCCCGCTTTCCCCCGGGGAACCGTCGGAGCAGCCTGCGGAAGAAGACGAGGACGACGAAGACGGTCAAGAGCCCGGGGGACTCGCCTTCCCGCCCctgcctccgccgccgccgccgcctcccccgccgccgccgccccgcaGCCGAGAGCAGCGGCGGAACTACCAGCCGCGCTGGCGGGGCGAGTACCTGATGGACTACGACGGCAGCCGGCGCGGCCTGGTGTGCATGGTGTGCGGGGGCGCGCTGGCCACGCTCAAGGTCAGCACCATCAAGCGGCACATCCTGCAGGTGCACCCCTTTTCCATGGATTTCACGCCCGAGGAGCGCCAGACCATCCTGGAAGCCTACGAGGAGGCGGCCCTGCGCTGCTACGGCCACGAGGGCTTCGGAGCACCCGCCCCGGCGCCGCGCGACGGCGGCGCGGACCTCAAGGCGGGCGCCGTGTGTCGGGCGTGA